The DNA region CGTAGCAATACAGACTGACCTTGCCGAAATGACCCTGGCCCCAGAGCACGCAGGAGGGTCGGCCCCACCCCGGCTTCCCAGGACCCACTCCAATCGGGTCTGTTTGGAAAATCCTGGGCCCCACCTACTCCGTGTTAGGGGGTCTCCTTGGGGCCTAGGCCTCCTTTTCAAATCCTCAGGGCCTCCTTTGAGGCTGCGGGTCTCATAGGCCAGGCCCTACCCATATTAACTTCTGACCCAAACCCTTTTTACTCCACCAGGAGGGCTTTTGACAGTCcgggccctgccccagccccctcaccTCGCCCAGATCCCGGATCTTTTTCAAATAGCGCTTGTGGAAAACGGTGGGGTCTGACGCAGGCGAGTCGGGGTTCACAGCCAAGATGTCAGCAAGATCTGGAAGAGTCACAGTGGGTGTCACTGGACCCCTAACTCTTCCAACTACTTGGAGGCACAGAAAGCAGGTGTCTGCTCCCCCAGCATCTGATCTCAAATATAAGGAAACTTTTTTGCAACAGCTGCAAAATTCCACTTCTTGTCCAAAATACAGAACTGACTGCATCAAAACTGACGCCTGGAAGTTCTTAGATTGGGTAAAGGGTATTACatcaagagagaaagcaaaagcaagAGAGTTGCTGCAAGGGCCTAATTTGTCCAAAGAGGTTGTGGCTCTCCCTACATAAGACTTTAAGGGGAGCACAGGCATCCGTACAGCCTTAAGTGCATTCGAAACGGGCACGCATGCTGAGTCCCTGTGCAGAAACCTCAGGTGCACCATGCAGGCATAAGCAGGGGTCCCAGCAAGGGGGTGGGGCTCACTCTGGGGCTGCAGCTGAGTGAGGTCACGCAGGATGGTGCGGAAGGAGGGCCGCTGAGCTGGTTCATAGGTCAGGCACTGGCTGGTGAGTGTGGCCAGCTCCGGGCATGAGGGCTGAGGAAGCTGGTGCTGCTTCTGGTAGAAGCACTCTTTCTGCCAGGAAGGGGACCCACAGGAGTCAgtgcccacccctcacccccactcctggTCCCCTTCTCCAAAAGAACAGTCAAGCTCTCAGAGCAAGCTAGGTCCTTGTTCTtgtcactcccattttacagatgcggcAGCTGAGGCTTGGCAAATGGAAGCAGACTTGATCACCACTGCAGGGCCAGGACTTGATCCCGAGTCCAGCTGAGCGTGCTGTGCTCGAACACCTCACACTTGGCCCTTCCTGCCCTGGCTTCCACCCACCTCTGCGCCTAGCCCCTCCTCCGTCTGCCTCCAGGAAGCTCCTGCAGCAATCTGAACGCACCAGACCCTCGGGGCCTTCGTACATGCTGGGACCTCGGCCTAGGCTGTGCTTCCGAGCCTGGTCACTGCAGTATTTCTGCACTTAGATTaaacctcctccgggaagccttgcCTGACCCCCCAACTGGTTCCGGGGAGTCCGCTGGTACTCCCTCACCCCCACAGCCTGTGCTGCTCTCATCACGGCCCCGGGTGCTCTGCTTAAAACCGAAACACGTCACTTATTTGCTGTACGTCACGACTTTATGACGTAGGGACTGGTTAACCCCAAGTGACGGATAACCTGATGGAGCCCCAGAGATACGAGGCCACACAGCCAGAGGGGAGGCAGCTCTGGACCCCGAACATGCCCTCTGGACATCTTGGAAGTGCCAATCCCCTTTATAGGACGGACCCAGACAAGCCCTGGACATACCTCGGAAGGGCCGCGGCCCTGCAGAGGGGCCTCCCCGTCGAAGCAGATCTCCAGGAGGGTGACACCAAAGCCCCATTTGTCAGCTGCAGTGGTTAGGGTGCTGGCCCCACCTGACAGGCACTCGGGGGCTGTCCAGGGGATCCTCTCTACCCGCTCTGGAGCCAGGGTCAGAAGTCACCAAGGGTGAAAAGAGCGGGGGGAAGCCTGTCCCCGAACCCAGCCCTGCCCGGGTCCTCACCCTCCCTGGAAAGGGCACCCAGGCCCACACCGGGATCGCTCAGCTTGATAAAGGGGCTGGTGCCCTCCGCCAGTCCCAGCCGTGCCAGCAGGATGTTCCGGCCACACACATTACCATGAACCAGGCTCTTGTCTTCCTGTGGTAGGGTGGAAAGGGGGCATGGCCAAGGGGGGGGCGCTGTAGATGCTGCCCCCAGTCCCATCCATGTGGTCTCCACAGGGACGGCCCACGTGAAAGAAATAACCGAGGTCAAATACACCACAAAACCCATAAAACGATCATGGTCATCGTGGGGATCCAAATACGTGGTCATTGGGACCAGGTTGCACTAGGCACCTAGTAGGtccttccagttttcccagagcTGGGGCCAAACTTCCGGTCAGGTCCAACTGCTCTCCTCTAACCAAGCCCGGGGAGCTCTTTCCCCAGGGCCTCTAGGCTGGCTATTCCTTCTTCCCAGAATGCACTTACCCAGATACCCTCGGGACTCCCTTCCTCACCGCCAGGTCACCTTAGTGAGGCCTTCCCCCACCCATCTATTTAAACCTTTGCTTCTTCCTCAGACCCTGCTTTCCCCCCCGTAGTTCTTACGACTTCCTAAAACACTATGCAATGTagttaattattatttgtttgttccTCCCAACTAAGTGCCCAGCTCCCTAACGACAGAGACTTTTGTTTTGCTCTCCATTGTGTCCTCAGGGACgaggacagagcctggcacacagaggtGCTCTGGAAACTGGGGTGACTAGGCCAGGAGGAGCTGGGATGAATGGCAAGAGTGACAGAGGCCACTGAGGCCAAGCCCCACGGGATCTCAGACACTATAGAGAGGTGAGGTGTTCTCTTGGGGGAGATGGGAGCCACAGGGGTGTGTGAGCAGGACACGTTCATGGAAAGATCCCCCAGGGCCAGTGTGTGGATTAAATAACGTGTTGAGGCCTCCACACCCAATGCTGAGGCCACCCTGGCGCTCCCATCGACCCAGGCCCCACCCACGAGCACGCACCAGGTAGCTGAGAGCGCTGGCCAGCTGCTGGGCCACTGCCACCTTCCAGGCCACAGGCACGTGGCCCCTCTCCCGCCGCAGCCACACATCCAGGGGTCCGTGCTCCACGTACTCTGTCACCATGATGTCTGCAAAGGCCCAGCAGGGGCTGCCCACCTGCCTCCACCCTCCAGGGCACAGGTGGTAGGACACGGGGGCTGGGACTGTGGGTGGGGAAGGTGTCGGGACAGAGGCCCGGAGGGCAACTTGGGAGTGACGCTGGGGTGAGGGGAAATGCGGGATGGAGGGTAGGCAATGTGGGTGCAGGGTGAGGCAGAGGTGAACGCTGGCATCTGAGTCCAGGGTGGGGCCGGGGAAAGCTGACACGTAAAGTGACAACGTGAGGATGTCACTGGGGAACTGGGGGTGGGTACAGGCGAGTGGGGTGTGGAGGTTAAGACAGGGGCATCATAAGGGCTGACAGGATCCCACCAGATTGGGGCACTCACGGGGTGCAGACCCGCGTTGGAGGGAAAGCCAGAGAAATGGACAGGTGGGGGTGAGAATGTGGGGGCTACTGGCTGGGGTCACCCTGGACGTGGAGTTTTGAGGTACACACAGGGTAGGGGTAGAGGTAGGGGCGGAGGCAAGAGATCTGGGAGGACTGGGGAGCCCAACGGTGCCGGTGTCTGCGTGGGGTCACAGTGCCAGTGGGGTCAGAGAGTCGAGAGATGCCGGGGACTAGGGGTGTCAGGTGGTGGGTGGGCTAGGGATCCAGCCAGGAGTCAGGGTGTAGGTCAAGGGTTAGGGTACAGCCAGGTACTGGAGTAGAGGGAAAAGTCAAGGTATAGTCAGGGATGAGGATGCAAAGTGAGTGTTGGGATACAGTCAGGGGGTGGGGTACAGGTTGAAGGTCGAGTAGCCACAGTTTGAGGTGTGTAGTTGGAGATCATGGTATAAGTCAAGGTGGAGCGTGGAGTCAGGGGTGAAGACACAGGTCAAGGGTCAGGGTACAACCCAGGGAGTGGGTATAAGTGGGGACCGCAAagcggggggcggtgggggaccCACTCACTCTCAGAGCCGTGCACGCAGACGCCGTGCACAAAGGCCAGGTGCACGTGGGAGACCTGACTCATGAGGCTGGCTGTCTCGTAGAAGGCCTATGGACGTGGGGCAGGTCAGGTGGCCACAGACCCTGACCGTCCCCCCCATCCTGCCACCTGGCCCCTGGCGGTGCTCACTCACCAGGGCGATGTCGTGGTGACTGGGATCCAGCACCTTGAGTACCACTCGTAGCTCCTGGCCACGGTCCCCACTGGGCGTGGGGGGGTCCCCACCATCTGCCGTGCCCTCCTTGGGGCCTCTTTCCCCCACCCGTAAGATGCCCTCATACACATTGGTCCTCGTGCCTTGGCCCAAGTGAGACAGCTGGAGGGACAAAGCACAGAACGTCTCCATGACAACAGCTCGAGGCCGCCCTCCCCAGTGCCCCGGAGCCCCGACTGCACGGACCTGAGTAATGTCATCCTGGCAGACGCGGTGGAAGCTGAGCTGGCTGAGGTTGAGTGGCCCAGGGCTGGCCCGAGACCCACGCATGATGATGAGGTTGGAGAGCTCTGGGGGTTGAAGTGACATCACCGTGGGCTGGCACGGGGGGAGACGCCCCCCCCCACGGCTCCCCGTACCATACCTCCGGGCCGTGGCAGGCAGCAGCGGCGCAGGGAGAAACAGTCGTCCCCGACCCGCAGCGAGCAGCCCTGCAGGGCGGTGCGCAGCTCCCGCACGCTCGGGAAGGAGCGGTCCCAGCCCTCCAGCTCGAAGCTCCCGGCCCGCAGCTCAATGGGGAATTTACGGAGGTGCAGCTGCTGCCCGCCAGGTGCCTGGGgtgggtggcaggggtgggggcggtgagCAGGGGTCCAGGCAGGGAGCGCGCCCAGCCCCGGCCTGGGACCCCCGCCCCAGGCCCACCTGGTCACGCTGGGCCACCGTGAGGATGAGACGGTTGAGGTGGCTGGTGCTCCAGTGGATGAGGTAGAGGCCATCTTCGGGCCGCAGCTTGGCCAGCACGAATGGCTCCCTGTAGAAGACAAGGGGGCGTGTCGGGGAACCCCGGGGTACGGCTGGACCCGCGCCTGGCCACAAGGACACACGAAACCTCCCTGGCAAACGAGCCTGACAAATGTCAGACTCGGGCACTTACGTGCAGACGCTGAGTCTGAACACAGACGCGTACCAATTAAACACGGTCTTGCACACGAACACTCCCGGGGCGACAGAGGTACCACAAGAGGCATATGCTCGTGTGTGACAACGGCTGGACAGTGTCACCAACatggtaacacacacacagacagtcAACTGCATTCAGACACTGGATGGGCACACACCCTGCCAGCCACCTTGACACGCAGCACATAGTCTGTCGCACGTTCATAGGACAACAGTCACAGACGCAGCCGCTTACCCGTTATGACGTGGTGGCACGGGGCATCGATATCCCAGACCCAGAGGTGACAACGTCGTGAGCACAGATAGGCAGTACGTGGGCTGCAGCCACAGAGGCCCAGACACCTATGCGTGCGGGGGCTCACGTGCTACTACAGACTGAATGTCCGTGTGTCCCTGGAATTCCTGTGCTGAaacctaacccccaaggtgacgCTGTGAGGaagtggggcctctgggaggtgatcaggtcacGAGGGTGGCAAGCCCACGAATAAGATCAGTGCCCTTATAGAAGGACCTCAGAGAGCTCGCCTGCCCCTTCCACGTGAGGACCCAGCCAGAGGGCTGTCTATGACCCAGGAGGCGGGGCTCTCAACTGAACACCGGACCTGCCTGcaccttgaacttggacttcCGGCTTCCGGAACTATGAGAACCAAACATCCGTTGCCTCTACGTCACTCAGCCAATGCTACTGTCCTAGCCGCCCAAACAGACCAGGACACACGCCGATGCGGCCCCCGGACCCCAGGACGGGTGGCCGTGCACATCGGCTGGGACATGGCACAGCCACGGCCCTCAGGAGGTGGGATGGCCGCTTCACCCTCCTCTGGGGTAGAgaccaggctccgagccgtcggacCTCTTAGACACCTCGATGGCCCGTCCCGGGGCCGCAGATGGCGCAGGACCGCCCAGGCACAGGTATGAGGCACAGACGAACCGCGAGTCACAAACCCTGACCCAGGAGCATGCAGGATGGCCACACGCGTGTCTGAGGACCACTTAAGTACTGACACTTGACGTCCTTGGCCCCGTATGTCCGAACAGAATTGCACAGACAGTGACCTACAATTaccaggacacacacacacacctgtggggATGTAAACACGCATGTATGTGAAGGGCCACTAGCGTTTGTCCAACCTACAGCTCCACAAAGATCACCCGTCCCGTCACGTAAAAACAGGCAATGACGATTTTATATGCAATCATAAAACACAGCAGCACACCCAAAGAGCCGTTAAACGTGTGGTGACAGTCCCAGACCCAGGTACTGTCATGACACGTGCCCACGCCGTGGCAGGCACCCTCTCTCCCCCTGTAACCCGAGGCGTGCACACGTGCATCCACTcccacacatgcacccacacagGCGAACACGTGTGCACCCACGGGCAcgcacacacgtgtacacacatgGACGCCATAGGCACAgatgcgtgtgcacgtgtgtgcttACACACGGCCACACTCACAGCTGCGCTCACACGCGTAGGTATGTACTAAGACAGGAAGGCTTGCTCGCACGTGTATACTCTCACACGGAggtgagcgcacacacacacactaatgtgAACGCACGCGAAGACCTCGATACAAACACCTCGTTCAAGCCTCACCGTCCCTGGAGCTTGCGGCCCGGCTGGCAGCCCCACGTCGCCCCATGTCACCCAGCCGCCCTCCCAGCACTCACAGCAAGGGCCCGTGGATGCCATCCCGGATGCTCATCACCAGCCGCGGAGGGGCCACCTCCCGGCACAGGTAGTGGCTCGAGTCGGCCGTCAGGCGGAAATAGCCGTCCACCAGCGACACCAAGGACAGGGCCACAGCCCGGGAAGGCAGGGTGAGCTCCTgctggccggggtgggggtgggggagacgtcAGGCAGCCATCGCAGACCAGacgcgccccccgcgccccgctTCAGGCCCgcagccccagggccccaccAGGCACTTGTCCTGACAGTGGATGCTGACGTGGCGCTCTTTCAGCACCACGTGGGTGATGTCCTGGAAGTCACAGAAGTAGGCCCACGGCGCTTCCTGAGGCCTGTCCACTGGCTGGTTGCCCACCTCCTGGGCCTTGCTTTTCTTCCCTGATGGGCCAGCACGGGGGTTCCTGCTGCAACCATCGCCACTGGGACCCTGGAAACCCAGCAGGGCCGTGCCAGCTTAGTCCCCCGCACAGTTTTCCCGGGGACAGGCTCCTCAGGCATCCCCCTAAGTCCCCGTGTCACAGATGGGACGGAGACCTTCCCCCAAGAGACACACACGCCAGAAGACAGAAcctcagggaggaagagaggggagccGAGCCCTCTCGCCCCCAGGTACCAGACGAGGGTCCCTCAGAGATGCAGACCTCAGAAAGTAGGTCCCTaggggggagacagaggctgCTCCCCAAAAATCCACCCCAGGGGACACACACCCCAGCGCCATGTGGGGAAAGGGCTCACGGCAGCCACCCTTGGAGGCCAAGGCTGAGCAGGaagcccagccccagccacctGGGCCCCCGGATGGAAGAGGCACTCTGCTCACCTCTGCCTGGACTGGCCGCCACCGGATGCCACCCGTGCCTGTCACCAGCACCTCATGAGTAGGGGGTCCGGGGGCCAATTCAGGCCCAGGCTCCGGGGGGGACTGGCCCCCGTCCTGGACGTAGCAGGGGTCCCCCACGGCCCGGGCCTGCTCCTCCAGCCGGCACACGAGCACGCGCTCCGTGCCGAAGCGGGGTGCCAGCTGCTCCAGCGTGGCCAGGTACTTGACCATGATGACCGGCTGGGAGACGTGGCCCGGCTGGAAGGCCCGCACAAACCTGCGGAAGAGTCTCCGTAGGCGCAGCCGTGTTAACGCGTTGTGCCGCCGGAGCTGCAGCCGGAAGGAGCGCGGGATGCAGTCCTTGAAGCTGGGGGGGCAACCAGGAAGGGCCGGTCAGGAGCCCGCTTGCAGGCCGAGCCGCGTCACGCTGGGTGAGCGGCCTAACCTCTCCGAACCTCAGCTGCCTCGTCTAGAAAACAGGCCGGCCGTCGTGCAGGGGGAAAGAGAGCAACGCGATACAGGGCCAGCACAGGGAGGCCAGCCGGTGTCAGAATTCTGGAGCAGACGATGGGGCTAAAATCCCAGCTCTTGGACAACCTCCTAAAGCGCTCGGTCTTCTCATATATAGGGTGGGATCACACAGGGCCCACTTCCAGGCCTGAGGCCTGAGGGCTGCTGACTGGCACATGGTAAGACCTATGTGAACGTCAGGTGTTACTACTGGAGAAGTCACGATTAGTTTTTATCACCGATATGATGATTATCGACAAAAGGCACAGCTCTGGGAGGCCCCTCTGCTCCTCACAAACCCTtatcctctcccctcttctcccaccGCCTGTCCGGCATCTGACCTCCAGTACAGCTCACTTAGCTAACagatttctgagcctcagtctccatGTCCCaagccctctctcccacccctagATCAGAGCGATCCAAAAGCTTGAGGTTTTAGCTGCCTCTCGCCCCCACTTCCAAGCTTCCCAGGGCTCCTTGGAGCCCTTGGGAGAAAGGTCCCCTGACTACAGCCTGGTGGACTCAGGCCCCCATATTCCAAGTTCAGATCTCCAAGAAGAAGGCTGCTGCCGCCTACTGCCTCTGGGCCTTGGCGTACGCTTTTCCCTCTGCTTAGAATGCTTGGCCAACACAGTCCACATCTGGACAAAGCTGACTCAAACTTCAGGTCTTAGCAGAAATGTCACTTCTCCCAGGGAGCATTCTCTGATGTCGAGGCTAGAGGGGGTACTCCCTCCGGGCTCCCAAGCACCTTGGACTTTGTTGTCCCAGCCTGGGTCTTCCAGAGTGATAACatgacagaaatggaaagacatgtgCTTTAAGAACTGTTGGTCTTGTGGGATCCATTTCGCTCGCTGCCCCCTCCAGGCAGTGTACCCGGATTACCCAGGCCCTCACAACAATGGAGGTGCGGACAGCTCACTCCCAGCTCCCCAtgctcctctgtccttcctccccttGAACTCTAAGGAACTCTCCGAGTTTACTCTGCTCCACCTACACATCCTCCAACATATCTGCCAGGCCTCGGGGTCTCCCCACTGGCTGTTCTCTCTGTTCAGGACGCCCTCCTCCCGGATACGCACCACGCtccctccttcacttccttcaAACCTTGGAATCTGAATGctaccttctccttcttcctcccttcctgcttaattttttcccctctgcgTGTAGCATCACCTGAAACCCTGGACCTTTCGCTTTTGCCGTTCTGTGTGCTGCCTGGCTTCTTGACCAGACGTGAGCTCCGAGAGGACAGTGATGTTTGTCTGACTCGTTCACTGTTGTGGCCTCGGCACTCGGCACCCGGCACCAGCATACGGCAGGCACTGAACAAGCGTTTGCCGAATGAAGACGTTGCAGGATGCAAGGTCTACCGTGACTCCCAGATACCTGTCCCCGCCCCATTCCCGGACACCTGATCTTCTTGGCCACCTTCTCCAGGGGGATACCATGGCAAAGGGCGAGGTGGCAGAGGTGCAGAAAGGCCATGCCCAGGCTCTCGTTCTTAAAATGGTGGATCTCCTCCTCGCTCGACAGCTCCCACAGTGGTGCCACATCATTCACAAACTCGTGCTtgccctgggtgggtggggggagcgggcAGAAAGGGAGGCATGAAAACCTGTTccctctctggcttctgtccactttCGGGATGGGAGGGAACCCCCATTTTCTGGAAAGGCCAAATACGCAGCAGACAtgcctcctctgccccaccctcggcctgtggcagacatcactaattgaTCACAGCACTCTCTCCCACGCAATCCTGTCTCAGAACCCTTTGGTTCAGACAGCCAAAGGATCCCAGACGGCAAGGGCTGAAACCTATTCGCTTTAGTGAactggggagggaagtggggctcCTCAGCTACCCCTGAGTCCCTCACAAACAGCCCCACGTCCCCAGCAGCCCTGCACACACCTGCTCAAAGAGGTACTCAAAGGAGGCTGGGTCCAGGAGTTGCACGCCCTGCTCTGCCTGTTCCGAGGAAGACTTGGCCCTGGTGGGCCCACAGCGGTACACGGCCGGCTCCTGAGGATTCATGCTGTGCCAGTTCCGGAAATAAAACCtgcaagaggggagggagggggaacagCTGGGGCCTTAGCGTGGACTCAGATCAGCTCCAGGAAGGTGGGGAGCGGGGGAACGAGGGGGGGCAGAACAAAAGGGGGCGAGACTTCTGAGGGGCCTTCACCCACCTCATGCGGAAGTACAATGTCAGGTTCATGTCTCTGGAGACCTCCAAGATGTGGTTTGGGGGCAGCCACACCTGGGCCTGGGCATCAAAGAGGGCGAAGAGATTGAGGCAGGATGGAGTGATGCCTGGAACAGGGAAGAAACAAGATGAGGAGTCCGCAGCTGCTGCCATCTGCCTTGTGGACCCCCTCATAGGcccggccctcccctcccctccctcccctccctcccctctgctcctcctgcacaTCGAGCGCAATGCAACATGTTGACCATGCTGCGGCTTCACAGACAAGATTTCCTATCCTGGTTTCTGGACAACGGGATGTTGGCGGAAGGGAGACGCAGATTCCCAGGCCAGGAAATAAACTGTCTCGCATCTTCCCTGTCACAGGGGTGGTGGAGACCCCTTGTGCCGAAGCTACAAGATAGAAGTGAATCATTCAACCTGCATTAGATTTTAGGTAAACCTTTGCTGCCCTTGACCCAGGAAAATTTGGGAGGCTGCCATTCCTAGAGCGAGAACCTATCCTAGACTGACCCACCCAACTCTACAAACTGCTGGCACTCTGCCTGGTCTCGCTCTGAACTCCAGCCCCGGGGGAAGAGCCACCTGCCTCCTGGCTGTCTCCCCCTGGATGCCAGAGCCCTCTTAGATGTGCCTTGTTTCGAAGAGATCTTGTCTCAGGTCCCCAGACCCGCCTCTTGTCTGCCCAGTTCTTTAAACTAGGACTTGGTCCTTGTCCTCAACTCCCCCCCAGCACCCCAAATCAGACGGGTCACAAGGCCTGTTCTGTCCGCATCCTCCAATCTCCCCGGGTTCCTTCCGATCCAAAGCCCAGCCCTAGTCCAGCCTCCAGACTTGCTGTTGTTTCCCACACCGGCCACCCAAGGCATCCTTTTACACACGTCACTTAATATTTTCATCTAAGATAGTCCATCCGGAATCATTTATGATCACCAGAGTACAGAGACAAGATAAAGACCTAAAACTTGACTGCTACAATGGAAGCCTCTGCctacattctcttcctttctcctcctgtaAAGAGGTACCCATACTCCTGAAACAGAGTTTATCATTTCCATATCCTCTATGACCTAGTCTCAAGTGTTATAAGCTCTAaatctaatattacactataGGTGTCCttctagaatttgtttttttttcaatttttaatgtttatttattttttgagagagagcgagcgagcgagtgagcagccagggaagggctgagagagggagagagaatcctaagaaggctccgcgctgtcagtgcagggcttgaacccacaaactgtgagatcctgacctgagacgaaaccaagagttggaggcttaaccatctaaaccaaccaggcgcccctacaattttcttttcctttttaaaatttttatttatttaaaaaattgttttaggggcgcctgggtggctcagtcggttaagcggccgacttcggctcaggtcatgatctcgcggtccgtgagttcgagccccgcgtcgggctctgggctgatggctcagagcctggagcctgtttcagattctgtgtctccctctctctctgaccctcccccgttcacgctctgtctctctctgtctcaaaaataaataaacgttaaaaaaagtttaaaaaaaattgttttaacctttatccattttttgagagagagagagagagagagagagagacagagagagagacagagcacgagcagaggatgggtagagagagacagagacacagaatcagggacacagaattcgaagcaggctctaggctctgagctgacagcttacGTGGGggttaaacccacaaaccgtgagatcatgacctgagccaaagtcggacgcttagccaactgagctacccaggcatcctgcccttttaacgtttatttatttttgaaggagggagagacagagcatgagcggggaggggcagagagagagggagacacagaatccgaagcaggctccaggctctgagctgtcagcccagagctcgacacggggctccaactcacgaaccacgagatcatgacctgagccaaatttggacacgtaaccaactgagccacccaggctcccctcttatttttttgtttaatgtttatttatttctgagagagaggggagagagaggatccaaagtgggatctgcgctgacagccgcaaacccaatgcggggcttgaactcggaagggcgagatcacgacctgagccaaagtcagatgcttaatcgactaaacccccaggtgcccctgctttttcaAGTTACAATAGGTTTTAAAACCTCACAcatgaagggtgcctggctggctcagttggtagagcgtgtgactcttgatctcggggtcatgagtttgtaGCCCggtgttaggtgtagagattaaaaaataaataaaaattaaaataaaaaatggggcatctgggtggctcagtcggttgagcatctgacttcagctcaggtcatgatctcgcagtccatgagttcgagccccgcatcgggctctgggccgaccgctcagagcctagagcctgcttcagattctgtgtctccttctctttctgtccctcccccattcacattttttctccctctccctctctctcaaacataaataaacatcaaaaatctcttaaataaattaaaaaaaaaaacttcccacaTGACATGTGTAACTTTGGTGAAATTCCTTTTTCCTGACTATAGAACATTTCAGCATTCAACCTGACTGCAATTTATGCATTCTCCCACAGAGGGACTCTGAGACAGCCTCCCATCCTTcactaaaataaatgaagcagctCCAAACATTCTGGAACGCGTCTCCTAAAACATATGAGCGGAGCGACCGTAAAGTACCCATCTAGGAGTGGAACTGTGTGGGATGATGCAAATCGCTCTTCAAGGTCGCTGTGTCCAAGTGTACTGCCTCCCGCAGAAGGAGAATGCCTCCCCGAGAGACAGCTTCCTAAAGAACCAATCTGTTTTGCTCTCTGGCTTGAACTTTCCACGGCTCCCCATTGCCCCATGAGAAAGCCCAACCCCCTCAGCACAGAATAACCATGACCTGGATCCTGACAAATAAGGTTCCGCTTTCAATTCCTACTTCCCTTACCAAATTC from Panthera leo isolate Ple1 chromosome A2, P.leo_Ple1_pat1.1, whole genome shotgun sequence includes:
- the TYK2 gene encoding non-receptor tyrosine-protein kinase TYK2 isoform X1, which encodes MSGRLRGRQVKVWGLMACLFPAKPAVKSMPLCRWGATTRDSRPDGDEAQPMVSRGGLKVLLHWAGPDGGDPWVTFSEATLTAEEVCIHIAHKVGITPSCLNLFALFDAQAQVWLPPNHILEVSRDMNLTLYFRMRFYFRNWHSMNPQEPAVYRCGPTRAKSSSEQAEQGVQLLDPASFEYLFEQGKHEFVNDVAPLWELSSEEEIHHFKNESLGMAFLHLCHLALCHGIPLEKVAKKISFKDCIPRSFRLQLRRHNALTRLRLRRLFRRFVRAFQPGHVSQPVIMVKYLATLEQLAPRFGTERVLVCRLEEQARAVGDPCYVQDGGQSPPEPGPELAPGPPTHEVLVTGTGGIRWRPVQAEGPSGDGCSRNPRAGPSGKKSKAQEVGNQPVDRPQEAPWAYFCDFQDITHVVLKERHVSIHCQDKCLELTLPSRAVALSLVSLVDGYFRLTADSSHYLCREVAPPRLVMSIRDGIHGPLLEPFVLAKLRPEDGLYLIHWSTSHLNRLILTVAQRDQAPGGQQLHLRKFPIELRAGSFELEGWDRSFPSVRELRTALQGCSLRVGDDCFSLRRCCLPRPGELSNLIIMRGSRASPGPLNLSQLSFHRVCQDDITQLSHLGQGTRTNVYEGILRVGERGPKEGTADGGDPPTPSGDRGQELRVVLKVLDPSHHDIALAFYETASLMSQVSHVHLAFVHGVCVHGSENIMVTEYVEHGPLDVWLRRERGHVPVAWKVAVAQQLASALSYLEDKSLVHGNVCGRNILLARLGLAEGTSPFIKLSDPGVGLGALSREERVERIPWTAPECLSGGASTLTTAADKWGFGVTLLEICFDGEAPLQGRGPSEKECFYQKQHQLPQPSCPELATLTSQCLTYEPAQRPSFRTILRDLTQLQPQNLADILAVNPDSPASDPTVFHKRYLKKIRDLGEGHFGKVSLYCYDPTNDGTGEMVAVKALKAGGGPQLRTGWRREIDILRTLYHKHIVKYKGCCEDQGEKSVQLVMEYVPLGSLRDYLPRHNVGLAQLLLFAQQICEGMAYLHAQHYVHRDLAARNVLLDNDRLVKIGDFGLAKAVPEGHEYYRVREDGDSPVFWYAPECLKECKFYYASDVWSFGVTMYELLTYCDSSQSPPSKFIELIGLTQGQMTVLRLTELLERGERLPRPEKCPCEIYLLMKNCWEAEASFRPTFQNLIPILKTVQEKYQGQAASVFNVC